Proteins encoded in a region of the Diospyros lotus cultivar Yz01 chromosome 9, ASM1463336v1, whole genome shotgun sequence genome:
- the LOC127809345 gene encoding protein STIG1-like, whose protein sequence is MESSRVLFVLLAVVVMATAITTAAPDFHYVHKTSRFLDETPTRRPPPMTCDKDHKVCAAGTLCCGKRCVNLMADKFNCGKCGKSCGYPEICCKGVCVNPNVNNKHCGRCNNECEKGSSCAYGMCSYG, encoded by the coding sequence ATGGAGTCATCCAGGGTTTTGTTCGTCCTGCTAGCAGTGGTGGTGATGGCCACAGCCATTACTACTGCAGCCCCAGATTTCCATTATGTCCACAAAACCAGCCGGTTTCTCGACGAAACCCCAACGCGCAGGCCTCCTCCCATGACATGTGACAAGGACCATAAGGTTTGTGCCGCCGGTACTCTCTGTTGCGGCAAACGGTGTGTGAACCTAATGGCGGATAAGTTCAACTGTGGGAAGTGTGGAAAGAGTTGTGGGTACCCGGAAATATGCTGCAAAGGAGTGTGCGTGAACCCAAATGTGAACAACAAGCACTGTGGCCGTTGCAACAACGAGTGTGAGAAGGGAAGCTCATGTGCTTATGGGATGTGCAGCTATGGTTAA
- the LOC127810577 gene encoding protein STIG1-like, which produces MESSRVLFVLLAVAVMATAITTAAPDFHYVHKTSRFLDETPTRRPPPMTCDKDHKVCAAGTLCCGKRCVNLMADKFNCGKCGKSCGYPDICCKGVCVNPNVNNKHCGRCNNECEKGSSCAYGMCSYG; this is translated from the coding sequence ATGGAGTCATCCAGGGTTTTGTTCGTCCTGCTAGCAGTGGCGGTGATGGCCACAGCCATTACTACTGCAGCCCCAGACTTCCATTATGTCCACAAAACCAGCCGGTTTCTCGACGAAACCCCAACGCGCAGGCCTCCTCCCATGACATGTGACAAGGACCATAAGGTTTGTGCCGCCGGTACTCTCTGTTGCGGCAAACGGTGTGTGAACCTGATGGCGGATAAGTTCAACTGTGGGAAGTGTGGAAAGAGTTGTGGGTACCCGGACATATGCTGCAAAGGAGTGTGCGTGAACCCAAATGTGAACAACAAGCACTGTGGCCGCTGCAACAACGAGTGTGAGAAGGGAAGCTCATGTGCTTATGGGATGTGCAGCTATGGTTAA
- the LOC127809342 gene encoding uncharacterized protein At2g29880-like, whose translation MGGRRGKSKEPISWSDENKHAFIGIPYENVKLGILQCSTFMKDDWGKINQSMITLTKMDYDKDRLKGKWNRLRKIHCLFSELLGHTGVTWDPNTNKVNAPEEVWQHFYMINKSEYKIFEKEGCKHYETLGEIFGRTITTGGLGNASTQLPPKSEEERQLEDDFLNKRIYVRVENADEVTNTRQREEIGESSEC comes from the exons ATGGGTGGTCGCAGAGGTAAGAGTAAGGAACCAATATCGTGGTCTGATGAgaacaaacatgcatttatcggTATTCCTTACGAAAATGTGAAATTGGGGATTTTGCAATGTTCTACATTCATGAAAGACGATTGGGGCAAGATCAATCAATCCATGATTACTCTCACAAAAATGGATTATGACAAAGATAGATTAAAGGGGAAATGGAACCGTTTACGTAAGATACATTGCTTGTTCTCTGAACTTTTAGGACATACAGGTGTTACATGGGATCCAAATACCAACAAAGTTAATGCTCCAGAGGAAGTTTGGCAACACTTTTATatg ATTAACAAGTCCGAGTACAAAATATTCGAGAAGGAAGGATGTAAGCACTATGAAACTCTTGGAGAGATATTTGGCAGGACTATAACTACTGGAGGATTAGGCAATGCTTCCACTCAGCTTCCTCCAAAATCAGAGGAAGAAAGGCAGTTAGAAGatgattttttgaataaaagaatttatGTACGTGTGGAGAATGCTGATGAAGTTACAAATACTCGTCAACGTGAAGAAATTGGTGAATCTAGCGAATGTTGA